A window of the Fusobacterium simiae genome harbors these coding sequences:
- the kamE gene encoding lysine 5,6-aminomutase subunit beta, with protein sequence MSSGLYSTEKRDFDTTLDLTQIKPYGDTMNDGKVQMSFTLPVACNEKGVEAALQLARKMGFVNPAVAFSEALDKEFSFYVVYGATSFSVDYTAIKVQALEIDTMDMHECEKYIEENFDREVVMVGASTGTDAHTVGIDAIMNMKGYAGHYGLERYKGVRAYNLGSQVPNEEFIKKAIELKADALLVSQTVTQKDVHIENLTNLVELLEAEGLRDKIILIAGGARITNDLAKELGYDAGFGPGKYADDVATFILKEMVERGMNK encoded by the coding sequence ATGAGTTCAGGATTATATTCAACAGAAAAAAGAGATTTTGATACAACACTTGATTTAACACAAATTAAACCTTATGGAGATACAATGAATGATGGTAAAGTTCAAATGAGTTTTACTTTACCAGTTGCATGTAATGAAAAAGGAGTAGAAGCAGCATTACAACTTGCTAGAAAAATGGGATTTGTAAATCCAGCAGTAGCTTTTTCGGAAGCACTTGATAAAGAGTTTTCATTTTATGTAGTTTATGGAGCAACTTCTTTCAGTGTAGATTACACTGCAATAAAAGTTCAAGCCTTAGAAATAGATACTATGGATATGCATGAATGTGAAAAGTATATAGAAGAAAATTTTGACAGGGAAGTTGTAATGGTTGGAGCAAGTACAGGAACAGATGCTCACACAGTTGGAATAGACGCCATTATGAATATGAAAGGTTATGCAGGACACTATGGACTTGAAAGATATAAGGGAGTAAGAGCTTATAATCTAGGAAGCCAAGTTCCTAATGAAGAATTTATAAAAAAAGCAATAGAGTTAAAAGCAGATGCATTATTAGTATCTCAGACTGTAACACAAAAAGATGTACATATAGAAAATTTAACTAATTTAGTGGAATTATTAGAAGCAGAAGGATTAAGAGATAAAATAATTTTAATTGCAGGAGGAGCTAGAATAACTAATGATTTAGCTAAAGAATTAGGGTATGATGCAGGATTTGGACCAGGAAAATATGCAGATGATGTTGCAACATTTATTTTAAAAGAAATGGTTGAAAGAGGTATGAATAAATAG
- the kamC gene encoding lysine 5,6-aminomutase reactivase ATPase KamC translates to MKFIDENSLNRLNFKELLSRIDMYSGYGKSKLNNLSNFLVGEEEKLEKEFERMEKIYNLISNDKREMLKLEMILYKFDNIRKTVDNAINNIILDTVDLFELKVQLMAMIELNLLLNENRDVFSDYILEDIGELLKALDPNNEKIATFYIYESYSVILKEIRRQKKEVENRLFNETDYETIQKLKNERLSILVDEEREEFKIRRNLTGLVKEFAPIFLNNTEKIGELDFVLGKVRFAKEYNGIKPIVSKKKEIILKDAVNLEVKEVLETKNKKYTPISIKLNVGTTMITGANMGGKSVALKTIAENVLLFQMGFFVFAKYASIPLLDFIFFVSDDMQDISKGLSTFGAEIIKLKEINSYVKNGTGLIVFDEFARGTNPKEGQKFVRALAKYLNEKSSISVITTHFDSVVENNMKHYQVVGLKNLDFENLKNSLKANNSLELIQDNMDFTLEESIETEVPKDALNIAKLIGLDDEISEMIYKEYEWEEQ, encoded by the coding sequence ATGAAATTTATTGATGAAAATAGTTTAAATAGATTAAATTTTAAAGAATTATTATCAAGGATTGATATGTATTCAGGTTATGGAAAAAGTAAACTAAATAATTTAAGTAATTTTTTAGTAGGTGAAGAAGAAAAGTTAGAGAAAGAATTTGAAAGAATGGAGAAAATCTATAATCTTATTTCTAATGATAAAAGAGAAATGTTGAAATTAGAGATGATTCTTTATAAATTTGATAATATAAGAAAAACAGTAGATAATGCAATAAATAATATTATTTTAGATACAGTAGATTTATTTGAATTAAAAGTTCAACTTATGGCTATGATAGAGCTAAACCTACTTTTAAATGAAAATAGAGATGTATTTTCTGATTATATATTGGAAGATATAGGAGAATTATTAAAAGCTTTAGATCCTAACAATGAAAAAATTGCTACTTTTTATATTTATGAATCTTATTCTGTGATTTTAAAGGAAATTCGTAGACAGAAAAAAGAAGTTGAAAATAGGCTGTTCAATGAAACAGACTATGAAACTATTCAAAAATTAAAAAATGAAAGATTATCCATATTAGTTGATGAAGAAAGAGAAGAATTCAAAATTAGAAGAAATTTGACTGGACTAGTTAAAGAATTTGCTCCAATTTTTTTAAATAATACTGAAAAAATTGGAGAATTAGATTTTGTATTAGGAAAAGTTAGATTTGCAAAAGAATACAATGGTATAAAACCAATAGTGTCTAAGAAGAAAGAAATAATATTAAAAGATGCCGTAAATTTGGAGGTAAAAGAAGTTTTAGAAACTAAAAATAAAAAATATACTCCTATTAGTATAAAGTTAAATGTAGGAACCACTATGATAACTGGTGCTAATATGGGAGGAAAAAGTGTAGCATTAAAGACAATAGCAGAAAATGTTTTACTTTTTCAAATGGGATTTTTTGTTTTTGCAAAATATGCAAGTATACCTCTTTTAGATTTTATATTTTTTGTATCAGATGATATGCAGGATATTTCAAAAGGACTAAGCACATTTGGAGCAGAGATAATAAAATTGAAGGAAATAAATTCTTATGTAAAAAATGGAACAGGACTTATAGTTTTTGATGAGTTTGCAAGAGGTACAAATCCAAAAGAAGGACAAAAATTTGTAAGAGCCTTAGCAAAATATTTGAATGAAAAGTCAAGTATATCAGTTATAACTACTCACTTTGATTCTGTTGTTGAAAACAATATGAAACATTATCAAGTGGTAGGGTTAAAAAATTTAGATTTTGAAAATCTAAAAAATAGTTTGAAAGCAAATAATTCTTTAGAGCTTATTCAAGATAATATGGATTTTACTTTGGAAGAAAGTATAGAAACAGAAGTTCCAAAAGATGCTTTAAATATAGCAAAATTAATTGGTTTAGATGATGAAATTTCTGAAATGATTTATAAAGAGTATGAATGGGAGGAACAATAA
- a CDS encoding Na+/H+ antiporter NhaC family protein, whose protein sequence is MKKLWRFGMKAFLKLSPVFLLATLMVMKFDVLMAAPIASIYASFIAMILTKQKFNDIVNHAIDSVKEIQVALFILMAAYAMAEAFMSTGVGASLILIALKVGITAKTVAVVGAIVTSILSIATGTSWGTFAACAPVFLWLNHIVGGNLLLTTAAIAGGACFGDNIGLISDTTIVSSGIQDVEVVRRVRHQGVWSGLILLSGVIVIAIAGFTMGLPSTVGDPIQAIDSIPADVWTALAEKRESAVTLLNQVKSGVPLYMAIPLVIVLVLAFMGVQTFICLFSGLFFAYLFGMMAGTVTGTMDYLDMVVGGFSSAGSWVVVMMMWIAAFGGIMRSMNAFEPISKLFSRISGSVKQLMFYNGVLCLFGNAALADEMAQIVTIGPIIKEMVEENVEGSEEDMYVLRLRNATFSDAMAVFGSQLIPWHAYIAFYIGIASIVYPLHEFVPTDIIKYNFIAMIAVASILILTLTGLDRFVPLFKLPSEPAVRLKKQN, encoded by the coding sequence ATAAAAAAATTATGGAGGTTTGGTATGAAAGCGTTTTTAAAGTTAAGTCCAGTATTTTTATTGGCAACTCTTATGGTAATGAAGTTTGATGTGCTTATGGCTGCACCAATTGCATCAATTTATGCTAGTTTTATTGCAATGATTTTAACAAAACAAAAGTTTAATGATATTGTCAATCATGCGATAGATAGTGTAAAGGAAATTCAAGTAGCATTGTTTATCTTGATGGCAGCTTATGCAATGGCAGAAGCATTTATGTCAACAGGTGTTGGAGCTTCTCTTATCTTGATAGCCTTAAAGGTTGGAATTACTGCTAAAACTGTTGCAGTTGTAGGAGCTATTGTCACTTCAATATTATCAATAGCAACTGGAACAAGCTGGGGGACATTTGCAGCTTGTGCACCTGTATTTTTGTGGTTAAATCATATAGTTGGTGGAAATCTTTTATTGACAACAGCAGCTATTGCAGGAGGAGCTTGTTTTGGAGATAACATAGGGCTTATTTCAGATACTACAATAGTAAGCTCTGGTATCCAAGATGTTGAAGTTGTAAGAAGAGTTAGACACCAAGGTGTATGGTCAGGTCTTATTCTATTATCAGGAGTAATAGTTATTGCTATTGCAGGTTTTACAATGGGACTACCATCAACAGTAGGAGATCCTATTCAAGCAATTGACAGTATTCCAGCTGATGTATGGACAGCTCTTGCTGAAAAAAGAGAATCAGCAGTAACTTTATTGAATCAAGTAAAAAGTGGAGTTCCTTTATATATGGCTATTCCATTAGTAATAGTTTTAGTTTTAGCATTTATGGGAGTTCAAACATTTATTTGTTTATTCTCTGGTTTATTCTTTGCTTATCTTTTTGGAATGATGGCAGGAACAGTTACAGGCACAATGGATTACTTAGATATGGTAGTGGGTGGTTTTTCATCTGCTGGAAGTTGGGTTGTAGTTATGATGATGTGGATTGCGGCCTTTGGTGGAATTATGAGAAGTATGAATGCTTTTGAACCTATATCAAAATTATTTTCAAGAATTTCAGGTAGCGTAAAACAATTGATGTTTTACAATGGAGTTCTATGTTTATTTGGAAATGCTGCTCTTGCAGATGAAATGGCACAAATAGTAACAATAGGACCAATTATTAAAGAAATGGTTGAAGAAAATGTTGAAGGTTCAGAAGAAGATATGTATGTTTTAAGACTTAGAAATGCTACATTCAGTGATGCTATGGCTGTATTTGGTTCTCAACTTATTCCTTGGCATGCATATATAGCTTTCTATATAGGTATTGCTTCTATAGTTTATCCATTACATGAATTTGTTCCAACAGATATAATCAAATATAATTTTATAGCTATGATAGCAGTAGCTAGTATATTAATTTTAACTTTAACTGGACTTGATAGATTTGTACCATTATTTAAATTACCTTCAGAACCAGCTGTAAGATTAAAAAAACAAAATTAA
- the kamA gene encoding lysine 2,3-aminomutase has translation MNTVNTRKKFFPNVTDEEWNDWTWQVKNRLESVEDLKKYVELSEEETEGVKETLKTLRMAITPYYFSLIDLNSDRCPIRKQAIPTIQEIHQSDADLLDPLHEDEDSPVPGLTHRYPDRVLLLITDMCSMYCRHCTRRRFAGSSDDAMPMDRIDKAIEYIAKTPQVRDVLLSGGDALLVSDKKLESIIQKLRAIPHVEIIRIGSRTPVVLPQRITPELCNMLKKYHPIWLNTHFNHPQEVTPEAKKACEMLADAGIPLGNQSVLLRGINDSVPVMKRLVHDLVMMRVRPYYIYQCDLSMGLEHFRTPVSKGIEIIEGLRGHTSGYAVPTFVVDAPGGGGKTPVMPQYVISQSPHRVVLRNFEGVITTYTEPENYTHEPCYDEEKYEKMYEISGVYMLDEGLKMSLEPSHLARHERNKKRAEAEGKK, from the coding sequence ATGAATACTGTTAATACTAGAAAAAAATTTTTCCCAAATGTAACTGATGAAGAATGGAATGATTGGACATGGCAAGTAAAAAATAGACTTGAAAGTGTTGAGGATTTAAAAAAATATGTTGAATTAAGTGAAGAAGAAACAGAAGGAGTTAAGGAAACTTTAAAGACTTTAAGAATGGCAATTACTCCATATTATTTTTCATTGATAGATTTAAATAGTGATAGATGTCCTATAAGAAAACAAGCTATCCCTACTATACAAGAAATACATCAATCTGATGCTGACTTGTTAGACCCTCTACATGAAGATGAAGACTCTCCAGTACCAGGACTAACTCATAGATATCCAGATAGAGTTTTACTTCTAATAACAGATATGTGTTCTATGTATTGTAGACACTGTACTCGTAGAAGATTTGCTGGTTCTAGTGATGATGCTATGCCTATGGATAGAATTGATAAAGCAATAGAATATATTGCAAAAACTCCACAAGTAAGAGATGTATTATTATCAGGAGGAGATGCACTTTTAGTTTCTGATAAAAAATTAGAAAGCATAATCCAAAAATTAAGAGCAATCCCTCATGTTGAAATTATAAGAATAGGAAGTAGAACACCAGTTGTTTTACCTCAAAGAATTACTCCAGAATTATGTAATATGTTAAAGAAATATCACCCAATCTGGTTGAATACTCACTTTAACCATCCTCAAGAAGTAACACCAGAAGCTAAAAAAGCTTGTGAAATGTTAGCAGATGCTGGAATTCCTTTAGGAAATCAAAGTGTATTGTTAAGAGGAATAAATGACAGTGTACCTGTAATGAAAAGACTTGTACATGATTTAGTAATGATGAGAGTAAGACCTTACTATATTTATCAATGTGACTTGTCTATGGGACTTGAACACTTCAGAACACCGGTTTCTAAAGGTATAGAAATTATTGAAGGATTAAGAGGACATACATCAGGATATGCAGTACCAACATTCGTTGTTGACGCACCTGGTGGAGGAGGAAAAACTCCAGTAATGCCTCAATATGTAATTTCTCAATCTCCTCATAGAGTAGTTTTAAGAAACTTTGAAGGAGTTATAACAACTTATACTGAACCAGAAAATTATACACATGAACCTTGTTATGATGAAGAAAAATATGAAAAGATGTATGAAATAAGTGGAGTTTACATGCTAGATGAAGGATTAAAGATGTCACTAGAACCTAGCCACTTAGCAAGACATGAAAGAAATAAAAAGAGAGCAGAAGCTGAAGGGAAAAAATAA
- the kamD gene encoding lysine 5,6-aminomutase subunit alpha, with translation MAKLDLDWELVKEARESAKKIAADSQVFIDAHSTVTVERTICRLLGIDGVDEFGVPLPNVVVDFIKDNGNISLGVAKYIGNAMIETKLQPQEIAEKIAKKELDITKMQWHDDFDIQLALKDITHATVERIKANRKAREDYLEQFGGDKKGPYIYVIVATGNIYEDVTQAVAAARQGADVVAVIRTTGQSLLDFVPFGATTEGFGGTMATQENFRIMRKALDDVGVELGRYIRLCNYCSGLCMPEIAAMGALERLDMMLNDALYGILFRDINMKRTLVDQFFSRIINGFAGVIINTGEDNYLTTADAIEEAHTVLASQFINEQFALIAGLPEEQMGLGHAFEMEPGTTNGFLLELAQAQMAREIFPKAPLKYMPPTKFMTGNIFKGHIQDALFNIVTITTGQKVHLLGMLTEAIHTPFMSDRALSIENARYIFNNLKDFGNDIEFKKGGIMNTRAQEVLKKAADLLKTIETMGIFKTIEKGVFGGVRRPIDGGKGLAGVFEKDSTYFNPFIPLMLGGDK, from the coding sequence ATGGCAAAATTGGATCTTGATTGGGAACTTGTTAAGGAAGCTCGTGAATCTGCTAAAAAAATTGCAGCTGACTCTCAAGTTTTCATAGATGCACATAGTACAGTTACAGTTGAAAGAACAATTTGTAGATTGTTAGGTATAGATGGTGTTGATGAGTTTGGAGTTCCATTACCAAATGTAGTTGTAGATTTTATAAAAGATAATGGAAATATAAGTTTAGGAGTTGCAAAATATATTGGAAATGCAATGATAGAAACTAAACTTCAACCACAAGAAATAGCAGAAAAAATTGCTAAAAAAGAGCTAGATATAACAAAAATGCAATGGCATGATGATTTTGATATACAATTAGCTTTAAAAGATATAACTCATGCAACAGTTGAAAGAATAAAAGCTAATAGAAAAGCAAGAGAAGATTATTTAGAACAATTTGGTGGAGATAAAAAAGGACCTTATATCTATGTAATAGTTGCAACAGGAAATATCTATGAAGATGTTACTCAAGCAGTTGCAGCAGCAAGACAAGGTGCTGATGTTGTTGCAGTTATAAGAACAACAGGACAATCTCTATTAGACTTCGTACCTTTTGGAGCAACAACAGAAGGTTTCGGAGGAACAATGGCAACTCAAGAAAATTTTAGAATAATGAGAAAAGCCCTTGATGATGTTGGAGTTGAATTAGGTAGATATATAAGATTATGTAACTATTGTTCTGGACTTTGTATGCCTGAAATAGCAGCAATGGGAGCGTTAGAAAGATTGGACATGATGCTTAATGATGCCCTATATGGAATACTATTCAGAGACATTAATATGAAAAGAACATTGGTTGACCAATTTTTCTCAAGAATAATAAATGGTTTTGCTGGGGTTATAATAAATACTGGAGAAGATAACTATTTAACAACAGCTGATGCCATAGAAGAAGCTCATACAGTTTTAGCCTCTCAATTTATTAATGAACAATTTGCATTGATAGCAGGTTTACCAGAAGAACAAATGGGACTTGGACATGCTTTTGAAATGGAACCAGGAACAACAAATGGTTTCTTATTGGAACTTGCTCAAGCACAAATGGCAAGAGAAATATTCCCTAAAGCACCTTTAAAATACATGCCTCCTACTAAATTTATGACAGGGAATATATTTAAAGGACATATACAAGATGCGTTGTTTAATATAGTAACTATAACAACAGGACAAAAAGTCCACTTATTAGGAATGCTTACAGAAGCTATTCATACACCTTTTATGTCAGATAGAGCATTATCAATAGAAAATGCAAGATATATTTTCAACAACTTAAAAGATTTTGGAAATGACATAGAATTTAAAAAAGGTGGAATAATGAATACAAGAGCTCAAGAAGTTCTTAAAAAAGCAGCTGATTTATTAAAGACAATAGAAACAATGGGTATCTTCAAAACAATAGAAAAAGGCGTATTCGGTGGAGTAAGAAGACCTATTGATGGTGGTAAGGGACTTGCTGGAGTTTTTGAAAAGGATAGTACATATTTCAATCCTTTCATTCCATTAATGTTAGGAGGGGATAAATAA
- the kdd gene encoding L-erythro-3,5-diaminohexanoate dehydrogenase, which translates to MKKGCKYGTHRVIEPEGVLPQPAKKISNDMEIFSNEILIDVIALNIDSASFTQIEEEAGHDIEKIKAKIKEIVAEKGKMQNPVTGSGGMLIGTVEKIGDDLVGKTDLKVGDKIATLVSLSLTPLRIDEIIDIKPAIDRVEIKGKAVLFESGIYAILPKDMSETLALAALDVAGAPAQVAKLVKPCQSVAILGSAGKSGMLCAYEAVKRVGPTGKVIGVVRNEKEKALLQRVSSKVRIVIADATKPMEVLNAVLAANDGKEVDVAINCVNVPNTEMSTILPVKDFGIAYFFSMATSFTKAALGAEGVGKDITMIVGNGYTVDHAAITLEELRESAALREIFNELYL; encoded by the coding sequence AACCAGAAGGAGTTTTACCACAACCAGCAAAGAAAATTTCAAATGATATGGAAATTTTTTCAAATGAAATTTTAATAGATGTAATAGCACTAAATATAGATTCAGCATCTTTTACTCAAATAGAAGAAGAAGCTGGACATGATATAGAAAAAATAAAAGCAAAAATTAAAGAAATAGTTGCAGAAAAAGGTAAAATGCAAAACCCTGTAACTGGTTCTGGAGGAATGTTAATAGGAACAGTTGAAAAAATTGGTGATGATTTAGTTGGAAAAACTGATTTAAAAGTTGGAGATAAAATAGCAACTTTAGTTTCTCTTTCATTAACTCCATTAAGAATTGATGAAATAATAGATATAAAACCTGCAATAGATAGAGTTGAAATTAAAGGTAAAGCAGTATTATTTGAAAGTGGAATCTATGCAATTCTTCCAAAAGATATGTCAGAAACTCTTGCATTAGCAGCACTTGATGTAGCAGGAGCACCTGCACAAGTTGCAAAACTTGTAAAACCTTGTCAATCTGTTGCAATTTTAGGTTCAGCAGGAAAATCTGGAATGCTTTGTGCTTATGAAGCAGTTAAAAGAGTAGGACCTACTGGAAAAGTAATAGGTGTTGTAAGAAATGAAAAAGAAAAAGCATTACTTCAAAGAGTTAGTTCAAAAGTAAGAATAGTTATAGCTGATGCAACAAAACCTATGGAAGTTTTAAATGCTGTACTTGCAGCAAATGATGGTAAAGAAGTGGATGTTGCTATAAACTGTGTAAATGTACCTAACACAGAAATGTCTACAATATTACCAGTAAAAGATTTTGGAATAGCTTATTTCTTCTCAATGGCAACTTCATTCACAAAAGCTGCATTAGGAGCAGAAGGAGTAGGAAAAGATATAACTATGATAGTTGGAAATGGTTATACAGTTGATCATGCTGCAATTACTTTAGAAGAATTAAGAGAAAGTGCAGCTTTAAGAGAAATATTTAATGAATTATATCTATAA
- the kamB gene encoding lysine 5,6-aminomutase reactivase subunit KamB produces MLDTYKFIEKYKRISIIGMEKNVGKTTLLNKLIADIGKNKKLGLTSIGRDGEDIDVVTNTDKPRIYVREGSIIATGRDCLSKCDITKEILYVTNFTTPMGSIVIVRALSDGYVDIAGPSYNKQVKIVVELMERFGSEISIVDGALGRKSTAISDVSEATILSTGAALSLDMTKVVDETKKTVYFLRLDEVDKNIKEKIKDFKDEKAVLFYKNGEVAILEVSNSIDLSNILKEYLKKDLEYFYIRGAITPKIIEAFINSRGSYENMTLLGEDGTKFFLNSSLLNKAKLSGIEFKVLNKINLLFVTANPHSPLGVDFNKEEFKTRLQNEISVPVIDVLGD; encoded by the coding sequence ATGTTAGATACATATAAGTTTATTGAAAAATATAAAAGAATATCTATAATAGGTATGGAAAAAAATGTAGGAAAAACCACACTTTTAAATAAACTTATAGCTGACATTGGAAAAAATAAAAAATTAGGCTTAACTTCCATAGGTAGAGATGGTGAAGATATTGACGTTGTTACAAATACTGATAAACCTAGGATATATGTAAGAGAAGGAAGTATTATTGCAACTGGGAGAGATTGTTTAAGTAAATGTGATATTACAAAAGAAATTTTGTATGTTACAAACTTCACCACTCCTATGGGAAGTATAGTTATAGTTAGAGCCTTATCAGATGGCTATGTGGATATCGCAGGGCCATCTTATAATAAACAGGTAAAAATTGTGGTTGAACTTATGGAAAGATTTGGTAGTGAGATTTCTATTGTAGATGGAGCTTTAGGTAGAAAAAGCACTGCTATAAGTGATGTAAGTGAAGCAACAATTTTATCAACAGGAGCTGCATTGTCTTTGGATATGACAAAAGTGGTTGATGAAACAAAAAAGACTGTCTATTTTTTAAGATTAGATGAAGTGGATAAAAATATAAAAGAAAAAATAAAGGACTTTAAAGATGAGAAAGCTGTTTTATTTTATAAAAATGGAGAAGTAGCAATTTTAGAAGTGAGTAACTCAATAGATTTATCAAATATCTTAAAGGAATATTTGAAAAAAGACTTAGAGTATTTCTATATAAGAGGAGCAATAACTCCTAAAATAATAGAAGCATTTATAAATAGTAGAGGAAGTTATGAAAATATGACTCTTCTTGGTGAAGATGGAACTAAATTTTTCTTAAATAGTTCTTTGTTAAATAAAGCTAAGTTAAGTGGTATAGAATTTAAAGTTTTAAATAAGATAAATTTGCTTTTTGTAACTGCAAATCCTCACTCGCCTTTAGGAGTAGATTTTAATAAAGAAGAATTTAAAACTAGATTGCAAAATGAAATTTCTGTGCCAGTAATTGATGTTCTAGGAGATTAG
- a CDS encoding LysE/ArgO family amino acid transporter produces MEKYLQGFLVGLAYVAPIGVQNLFVINSAITQKRSKALLIALIVIFFDVTLAFACFFGIGLLIDKLEWLKLIILLVGSIVIIYIGQGLLRSKSELKKNDNMDIPLLKAITSACVVTWFNPQAIIDGTMMLGAFRATLPSDAGIYFILGVTSASFCWFMGLSIFISLFSHKFNNKVLRVINIVCGLVIIFYGVKLLLNFYKMIIHYIY; encoded by the coding sequence ATGGAGAAATATTTACAAGGATTTTTAGTGGGACTTGCTTATGTTGCTCCAATAGGAGTACAAAATTTATTTGTAATTAACTCTGCAATTACCCAAAAGAGAAGTAAGGCATTATTAATTGCTTTAATTGTTATATTTTTTGATGTGACATTGGCATTTGCATGTTTTTTTGGAATAGGACTTTTGATAGATAAGTTAGAATGGTTGAAGTTAATTATTTTACTTGTTGGAAGTATAGTTATAATCTATATTGGTCAGGGACTTTTAAGAAGTAAAAGTGAACTCAAAAAAAACGATAATATGGATATCCCTTTACTAAAAGCGATAACAAGTGCCTGTGTTGTAACTTGGTTTAATCCACAAGCTATTATTGATGGAACTATGATGCTTGGAGCATTTAGAGCAACTCTTCCAAGTGATGCAGGAATATACTTTATACTTGGAGTTACATCAGCATCTTTTTGTTGGTTTATGGGTTTAAGTATTTTTATATCATTATTTAGTCATAAATTTAATAATAAAGTGCTAAGAGTTATAAATATAGTATGTGGTCTAGTAATAATTTTTTATGGTGTAAAGCTATTATTGAATTTTTATAAGATGATTATTCATTATATATATTGA